The Arachis hypogaea cultivar Tifrunner chromosome 14, arahy.Tifrunner.gnm2.J5K5, whole genome shotgun sequence genome has a segment encoding these proteins:
- the LOC112740652 gene encoding F-box/kelch-repeat protein At3g23880-like isoform X1: protein MERKQVGMNDILPRELIRRIFLRVPAKDLFRLRFVSKLWHSFISDPDFAELHYNLYSAVSSRSYLLVKDYTSAYCVHLDRLFDVAAAPPTLKEVSLPSRKKPYPHFRLLGSCRGFVLLKEKPDFLVIWNPVTGSSKTISYSHIKVPRDDSIIRYGFGFDASRDDYLIVLSWHDYYIQHGLVCFSLRTNSWIDLDAALPETRVRWKQKLSALFLHGAIHWLCYSSRDHIEDGILIFDLKERSFSTISMPTQLVGCYPIYLITLGGCLALYSDDKHKTEIWVMKEYKVPSSWILMYDIPYGNNLPLCMSNGSDIIALNFTPRYCKIRFAKYNVSGELLNYSPLPLSEYYYFHRSFSVYTGSLFPFPCDIKDRDKKKKTGQECFEQRDVAED, encoded by the exons atggagaggaagcaggtgGGCATGAATGACATCCTCCCTCGGGAGCTCATTCGCCGAATCTTTCTAAGGGTACCCGCCAAAGACCTGTTTCGCCTCAGATTCGTTTCAAAACTTTGGCACTCTTTCATTTCCGATCCAGACTTTGCGGAATTGCATTACAACCTCTACTCTGCCGTATCTTCCCGTTCGTACTTATTGGTAAAAGACTATACTAGTGCTTACTGTGTTCACTTAGACAGGCTATTTGATGTTGCAGCAGCACCACCAACACTCAAAGAGGTATCTCTCCCTTCTAGGAAGAAGCCATATCCTCATTTTCGTCTCTTGGGATCCTGCCGAGGCTTTGTTCTCTTAAAGGAAAAACCAGATTTTCTTGTTATATGGAACCCAGTGACTGGATCCAGCAAAACAATATCTTACTCTCATATTAAGGTCCCGCGCGATGATTCAATTATTCGATATGGATTTGGTTTCGATGCATCACGAGATGACTATTTAATAGTTCTATCTTGGCATGATTACTACATCCAACACGGCTTAGTTTGCTTTTCGTTGAGAACCAATTCATGGATTGATCTCGATGCAGCACTCCCCGAAACCAGGGTTAGGTGGAAGCAGAAACTTTCTGCGTTGTTCTTACATGGCGCTATTCATTGGTTGTGTTACTCTAGTCGAGATCACATTGAAGATGGTATTCTTATCTTTGATTTGAAGGAAAGGAGTTTCTCAACGATATCTATGCCAACACAACTCGTAGGGTGTTACCCCATCTATCTCATCACACTAGGAGGTTGCCTAGCCTTGTATTCGGATGACAAGCATAAAACTGAGATATGGGTTATGAAAGAATATAAAGTACCGTCATCTTGGATTCTAATGTATGACATTCCTTATGGTAACAATTTGCCTCTATGCATGTCCAATGGAAGTGACATTATTGCGTTAAATTTTACTCCGCGGTATTGCAAGATAAGGTTTGCCAAATATAACGTCAGTGGAGAGCTTCTAAATTATTCTCCTCTGCCTCTTTCTGAATATTATTACTTCCATAGAAGTTTCTCTGTATATACAGGGAGTCTCTTTCCATTCCCCTGTGACATTAAGGATAGggataagaagaagaaaactG GCCAAGAATGTTTTGAACAACGTGATGTTGCCGAAGATTAG
- the LOC112744242 gene encoding uncharacterized protein, with protein sequence MDSSSGIESNGRVPLSGVVADCVKRWFRDTLKEAKAGDINMQVLVGQMYYSGYGVPRDDQKGKIWLTRASRVRSSVWKVGDKHPGYNASDSDSDELKEDS encoded by the exons ATGGATAGTAGCAGTGGAATTGAGAGCAATGGGCGTGTGCCACTTTCAGGGGTTGTTGCAGATTGTGTGAAACGGTGGTTCAGAGACACTCTGAAAGAAGCTAAAGCTGGGGACATAAACATGCAGGTCTTGGTAGGTCAGATGTATTACAGTGGTTATGGTGTTCCcagagatgaccaaaag GGTAAAATTTGGTTGACTAGAGCGTCGAGGGTTAGATCTTCAGTTTGGAAAGTTGGTGATAAGCATCCAG GTTATAATGCAagtgattctgattctgatgaaTTGAAGGAAGATTCTTAA
- the LOC112740652 gene encoding F-box/kelch-repeat protein At3g23880-like isoform X2 — protein sequence MERKQVGMNDILPRELIRRIFLRVPAKDLFRLRFVSKLWHSFISDPDFAELHYNLYSAVSSRSYLLVKDYTSAYCVHLDRLFDVAAAPPTLKEVSLPSRKKPYPHFRLLGSCRGFVLLKEKPDFLVIWNPVTGSSKTISYSHIKVPRDDSIIRYGFGFDASRDDYLIVLSWHDYYIQHGLVCFSLRTNSWIDLDAALPETRVRWKQKLSALFLHGAIHWLCYSSRDHIEDGILIFDLKERSFSTISMPTQLVGCYPIYLITLGGCLALYSDDKHKTEIWVMKEYKVPSSWILMYDIPYGNNLPLCMSNGSDIIALNFTPRYCKIRFAKYNVSGELLNYSPLPLSEYYYFHRSFSVYTGSLFPFPCDIKDRDKKKKTVQSYGEA from the exons atggagaggaagcaggtgGGCATGAATGACATCCTCCCTCGGGAGCTCATTCGCCGAATCTTTCTAAGGGTACCCGCCAAAGACCTGTTTCGCCTCAGATTCGTTTCAAAACTTTGGCACTCTTTCATTTCCGATCCAGACTTTGCGGAATTGCATTACAACCTCTACTCTGCCGTATCTTCCCGTTCGTACTTATTGGTAAAAGACTATACTAGTGCTTACTGTGTTCACTTAGACAGGCTATTTGATGTTGCAGCAGCACCACCAACACTCAAAGAGGTATCTCTCCCTTCTAGGAAGAAGCCATATCCTCATTTTCGTCTCTTGGGATCCTGCCGAGGCTTTGTTCTCTTAAAGGAAAAACCAGATTTTCTTGTTATATGGAACCCAGTGACTGGATCCAGCAAAACAATATCTTACTCTCATATTAAGGTCCCGCGCGATGATTCAATTATTCGATATGGATTTGGTTTCGATGCATCACGAGATGACTATTTAATAGTTCTATCTTGGCATGATTACTACATCCAACACGGCTTAGTTTGCTTTTCGTTGAGAACCAATTCATGGATTGATCTCGATGCAGCACTCCCCGAAACCAGGGTTAGGTGGAAGCAGAAACTTTCTGCGTTGTTCTTACATGGCGCTATTCATTGGTTGTGTTACTCTAGTCGAGATCACATTGAAGATGGTATTCTTATCTTTGATTTGAAGGAAAGGAGTTTCTCAACGATATCTATGCCAACACAACTCGTAGGGTGTTACCCCATCTATCTCATCACACTAGGAGGTTGCCTAGCCTTGTATTCGGATGACAAGCATAAAACTGAGATATGGGTTATGAAAGAATATAAAGTACCGTCATCTTGGATTCTAATGTATGACATTCCTTATGGTAACAATTTGCCTCTATGCATGTCCAATGGAAGTGACATTATTGCGTTAAATTTTACTCCGCGGTATTGCAAGATAAGGTTTGCCAAATATAACGTCAGTGGAGAGCTTCTAAATTATTCTCCTCTGCCTCTTTCTGAATATTATTACTTCCATAGAAGTTTCTCTGTATATACAGGGAGTCTCTTTCCATTCCCCTGTGACATTAAGGATAGggataagaagaagaaaactG TCCAGTCTTATGGTGAGGCTTAA